From Streptomyces sp. NBC_00690, a single genomic window includes:
- the smpB gene encoding SsrA-binding protein SmpB — protein MAKEKGRKLIAQNKKARHDYHIIDTYECGLVLTGTEVKSLRQGRASLADGFVQIDSHEAWLHHVHIPEYSQGTWTNHSARRRRKLLMHRAEIDKLESKSQETGHTIVPLALYFKDGRAKVEIALARGKKEYDKRQTMRERQDRREADKVMSAVRRQQRA, from the coding sequence ATGGCTAAGGAAAAAGGGCGCAAGCTGATCGCGCAGAACAAGAAGGCGCGGCACGATTACCACATCATCGACACCTACGAGTGCGGTCTCGTGCTGACCGGTACCGAGGTGAAGTCCCTGCGCCAGGGGCGGGCGTCCCTGGCGGACGGCTTTGTTCAGATCGACTCCCACGAGGCGTGGCTGCACCACGTCCACATCCCGGAGTACAGCCAGGGCACCTGGACCAACCACTCCGCGCGCCGCCGCCGGAAACTGCTGATGCACCGAGCGGAGATCGACAAACTGGAGTCCAAGTCCCAGGAGACCGGTCATACGATCGTTCCTCTGGCGCTGTACTTCAAGGACGGCCGGGCCAAGGTCGAGATCGCGCTGGCGCGCGGCAAGAAGGAGTACGACAAGCGCCAGACGATGCGTGAGCGCCAGGACCGGCGCGAGGCGGACAAGGTCATGTCGGCGGTGCGCCGC
- a CDS encoding S41 family peptidase: protein MSGPEFCPSPRRIRRGAALTLVFATVLATAAATNALPREGEAEHPRALAVHPAGATVVQEAVARAAAEAVAEGKSGAKAAEEVVSRSGDRWGAVYDQQEYEKFQQALDGEYTGVGLWARRSGDGRVEVYKVQPGGPADRAGIRAGDRLHAIDGRVIDDRPVTDVVALLRGKDRTTVALGLERAGRDWTRTLTRTTLSTESVTVQKLKGGAVMIKVAAFTRGSGARVREAVRAAPGGAGVLLDLRGNAGGLVTEAVAAASAFLDGGLVATYDMRGKQRALHADPGGDTERPVVALVDGGTMSAAELVTGALKDRGRAVTVGSRTFGKGSVQMPSTLPDGSVAELTVGHYRTPSGQSVDGQGITPDLAADEGAEEQAQSVLSGLGTGS from the coding sequence ATGTCGGGCCCGGAATTCTGTCCATCGCCCCGCCGCATTCGCCGCGGGGCGGCTCTGACATTGGTTTTTGCGACCGTTCTCGCGACCGCTGCGGCCACCAACGCCCTGCCCCGGGAGGGCGAGGCGGAACATCCCCGTGCCCTCGCGGTCCACCCCGCAGGTGCGACCGTCGTACAGGAGGCCGTCGCGCGTGCCGCCGCCGAGGCGGTGGCCGAGGGCAAGTCCGGTGCGAAGGCGGCCGAAGAGGTCGTCAGCCGTAGCGGCGACCGCTGGGGCGCGGTCTACGACCAGCAGGAGTACGAGAAGTTCCAGCAGGCCCTGGACGGCGAGTACACCGGCGTCGGATTGTGGGCGCGTCGCTCAGGGGATGGCCGGGTGGAGGTCTACAAGGTCCAGCCCGGTGGACCTGCGGACCGTGCGGGCATCAGAGCCGGCGACCGTCTCCACGCCATTGACGGGCGGGTCATCGATGACCGGCCCGTCACCGATGTCGTGGCCCTCCTTCGTGGCAAGGACCGCACCACCGTCGCCCTCGGTCTGGAGCGTGCCGGTCGCGACTGGACGAGGACGCTGACCCGCACCACTTTGTCCACCGAGTCCGTCACCGTGCAGAAGCTCAAGGGCGGTGCGGTGATGATCAAGGTCGCGGCCTTCACCCGGGGCTCGGGAGCCCGGGTGCGGGAGGCCGTGCGGGCCGCGCCCGGCGGCGCGGGGGTGCTGCTCGACCTCCGCGGCAACGCCGGCGGTCTGGTCACGGAGGCCGTCGCCGCGGCCTCCGCCTTCCTCGACGGCGGTCTGGTGGCCACCTACGACATGCGGGGCAAGCAGCGGGCCCTCCACGCGGACCCCGGGGGCGATACGGAACGCCCCGTGGTCGCCCTGGTCGACGGGGGCACGATGAGCGCCGCCGAACTGGTCACCGGGGCGCTGAAGGACCGGGGCCGGGCCGTGACGGTCGGTTCCCGCACCTTCGGCAAGGGTTCGGTCCAGATGCCGAGCACCCTCCCCGACGGTTCGGTCGCCGAATTGACCGTCGGCCACTACCGCACCCCCTCGGGCCAGAGCGTCGACGGACAGGGCATCACCCCGGACCTCGCCGCCGACGAGGGGGCCGAGGAACAGGCGCAGTCAGTATTGAGTGGCCTCGGTACGGGGTCGTAG
- the ftsX gene encoding permease-like cell division protein FtsX, which yields MRAQFVLSEIGVGLRRNLTMTFAVIVSVALSLALFGGALLMSQQVNTMKDFWYDKVNVSIFLCNKNDAKTSPRQCSKGAVTTQQKQQIKADLKKMDIVETIHEETAEDAYKLYKEEYGDTPIAATITPDQMQHSFRVKLKDPEKYKVVASAFDGRAGVHSVRDQRDIVENLFALMNGMRVAALCVMALMLVVATMLIVNTVRVSAFSRRRETGIMRLVGASSFYIQMPFIMEAAFAGLLGGAVACAFLLLGRYFLVDNGLALSEKMQLVEFIGWDAVFTKLPLVLAISLVMPALAAFVALRKYLKV from the coding sequence ATGCGCGCCCAGTTCGTACTGTCGGAGATCGGCGTCGGTCTCCGTCGCAATCTCACCATGACCTTCGCCGTCATCGTCTCCGTGGCCCTCTCGCTCGCGCTCTTCGGCGGTGCGTTGCTGATGAGTCAGCAGGTCAACACGATGAAGGACTTCTGGTACGACAAGGTCAACGTCTCGATCTTCCTCTGCAACAAGAACGACGCGAAGACCTCGCCGCGCCAGTGCTCCAAGGGCGCCGTCACCACGCAGCAGAAGCAGCAGATCAAAGCGGATCTCAAGAAGATGGACATCGTGGAGACCATCCACGAGGAGACCGCCGAGGACGCTTACAAGCTCTACAAGGAGGAGTACGGGGACACGCCGATCGCCGCCACGATCACCCCGGACCAGATGCAGCACTCCTTCCGGGTCAAGTTGAAGGACCCGGAGAAGTACAAGGTCGTTGCCTCCGCCTTCGACGGTCGGGCGGGCGTCCATTCCGTACGGGATCAGCGCGACATCGTGGAGAACCTCTTTGCCCTGATGAACGGGATGCGGGTCGCGGCCCTGTGCGTCATGGCCCTGATGTTGGTCGTGGCGACGATGCTGATCGTCAACACCGTCCGCGTTTCTGCGTTCAGCCGTAGGCGTGAGACCGGCATCATGCGATTGGTCGGCGCGTCCAGTTTCTACATCCAGATGCCGTTCATCATGGAAGCGGCCTTCGCCGGACTCCTCGGTGGTGCGGTCGCCTGCGCCTTCCTGCTCCTGGGCCGTTACTTCCTGGTCGACAACGGCCTTGCGCTCTCCGAGAAGATGCAACTCGTGGAATTCATCGGCTGGGACGCCGTATTCACCAAGTTGCCGCTCGTTCTCGCCATCAGTCTGGTGATGCCCGCGCTTGCGGCCTTCGTTGCTCTGCGCAAGTACCTCAAGGTGTGA
- the ftsE gene encoding cell division ATP-binding protein FtsE: MIRFDRVSKSYPKQNRPALRDVTLDIQKGEFVFLVGSSGSGKSTFLRLILREERASEGLVHVLGKDLARLSNWKVPHMRRQLGTVFQDFRLLPNKTVAENVAFAQEVIGKPRGEIRKAVPQVLDLVGLGGKEGRMPGELSGGEQQRVAIARAFVNRPMLLIADEPTGNLDPQTSVGIMKLLDRINRTGTTVVMATHDQNIVDQMRKRVIELEQGRLVRDQARGVYGYQH; this comes from the coding sequence GTGATCCGATTCGACAGAGTCTCCAAGAGCTATCCCAAGCAGAACCGCCCGGCCCTGCGCGATGTCACGCTCGACATCCAGAAGGGGGAGTTCGTCTTCCTCGTGGGCTCGTCCGGTTCCGGAAAGTCGACGTTCCTGCGCCTGATCCTGCGCGAGGAGCGCGCCAGCGAAGGGCTGGTGCACGTCCTCGGGAAGGACCTCGCCCGGCTCTCCAACTGGAAGGTGCCCCATATGCGGCGCCAGTTGGGCACCGTCTTCCAGGACTTCCGGCTGTTGCCCAACAAGACCGTCGCGGAGAACGTGGCGTTCGCGCAGGAGGTCATCGGCAAGCCGCGCGGTGAAATCCGCAAGGCGGTCCCCCAGGTCCTCGATCTGGTCGGCCTCGGCGGCAAGGAGGGCCGGATGCCGGGTGAGCTCTCCGGCGGTGAGCAGCAGCGCGTCGCGATCGCCCGGGCCTTCGTCAACCGCCCGATGCTGCTGATCGCGGACGAGCCCACGGGCAACCTCGACCCGCAGACCTCGGTCGGCATCATGAAGCTGCTCGACCGGATCAACCGCACCGGTACCACCGTGGTGATGGCGACCCACGACCAGAACATCGTCGACCAGATGCGCAAGCGTGTGATCGAGTTGGAGCAGGGACGTCTCGTACGTGACCAGGCGCGCGGCGTCTACGGCTACCAGCACTGA
- the prfB gene encoding peptide chain release factor 2: MAVVDVSEELKSLSSTMGSIEAVLDLEKMRADIAVLEEQAAAPSLWDDPEAAQKITSKLSHLQAELRKTEALRSRIDDVAVLFELAEAEDDADTLAEAESELTNVRKALDEMEVRTLLSGEYDEREALVNIRAEAGGVDASDFAERLQRMYLRWAERHGYSTEIYETSFAEEAGIKSTTFVVKAPYAYGTLSVEQGTHRLVRISPFDNQGRRQTSFAGVEVLPVVESSDHVEIDESELRVDVYRASGPGGQGVNTTDSAVRITHIPTNIVVSCQNERSQIQNKASAMNVLQAKLLERRRQEEQAKMDALKGDGGNSWGNQMRSYVLHPYQMVKDLRTEFEVGNPQAVLDGEIDGFLEAGIRWRKRQER, from the coding sequence GTGGCAGTCGTCGATGTATCCGAAGAGCTGAAGTCCCTCTCCTCGACCATGGGGTCGATCGAGGCCGTCCTGGACCTTGAGAAGATGAGGGCCGACATCGCCGTGCTTGAGGAGCAGGCAGCGGCCCCGTCGCTGTGGGACGACCCCGAAGCGGCACAGAAGATCACCAGCAAGCTCTCGCACCTCCAGGCCGAGCTGCGCAAGACCGAGGCGCTCCGGAGCCGGATCGACGACGTGGCCGTGCTCTTCGAGCTGGCCGAGGCAGAGGACGACGCGGACACCCTCGCCGAGGCCGAGTCCGAGTTGACCAATGTCCGCAAGGCCCTGGACGAGATGGAAGTGCGCACGCTTCTGTCCGGCGAGTACGACGAGCGCGAGGCCCTGGTCAACATTCGTGCCGAAGCCGGTGGCGTCGATGCCTCGGACTTCGCCGAGCGGCTCCAGCGCATGTATCTGCGGTGGGCCGAGCGACACGGATACTCCACCGAGATCTACGAGACCTCGTTCGCGGAGGAGGCCGGCATCAAGTCGACCACCTTCGTGGTGAAGGCGCCCTACGCCTACGGCACCCTCTCCGTTGAGCAGGGCACCCACCGTCTGGTCCGCATCTCGCCCTTCGACAACCAGGGTCGCCGTCAGACGTCCTTCGCGGGCGTCGAGGTGCTGCCCGTGGTCGAGTCGAGCGACCACGTCGAGATCGACGAGTCCGAGCTGCGCGTGGATGTGTACCGCGCTTCGGGCCCCGGCGGTCAGGGCGTCAACACCACCGACTCCGCCGTCCGCATCACGCACATCCCCACCAACATCGTCGTCTCCTGCCAGAACGAACGCTCGCAGATCCAGAACAAGGCGAGCGCGATGAACGTCCTTCAGGCGAAGCTGCTGGAGCGCCGCCGCCAGGAGGAGCAGGCGAAGATGGATGCGCTCAAGGGCGACGGCGGCAATTCCTGGGGCAACCAGATGCGGTCGTACGTCCTACACCCCTACCAGATGGTCAAGGACCTCCGGACGGAGTTCGAGGTCGGCAATCCGCAGGCCGTTCTGGATGGCGAGATCGACGGATTCCTGGAGGCGGGCATCCGCTGGCGGAAGCGTCAGGAGCGCTAA
- a CDS encoding protein kinase domain-containing protein, translated as MARNIGSRYTAHQILGRGSAGTVWAGEGPDGPVAIKLLREDLASDQELVGRFVQERTALLGLDHPSVVAVHDLVVDGNDLALVMDLVRGTDLRTRLDRERRLAPEAAVAIIADVADGLAAAHAAHVVHRDVKPENILLNMEGALGPGGAHPALLTDFGVAKLIDTPGRTKSTRIIGTPDYLAPEIVEGLPPRAAVDIYALATVLYELLAGFTPFGGGHPGAVLRRHVTETVVPLPGIPDELWQLIVQCLAKAPASRLRASELGTLLRDLLPLLAGLPPLDVDEPDSEQPLDSYEEPVPEAPGEVRRRGAVPLVPGAAPADSNRDTHTSMRVPAPDELAGGAHGTARAPRSPGQPRPGSARNKPGKAGVRSSAVRKRRITLGVASLAVITAVSIGGWLATADGEPASPPKDSKSSTAEP; from the coding sequence TTGGCACGGAACATCGGCAGCCGGTACACGGCTCACCAGATCCTCGGTCGCGGCAGCGCAGGCACGGTCTGGGCAGGTGAAGGGCCTGACGGCCCCGTCGCCATCAAGCTGTTGCGCGAGGACCTCGCCTCCGACCAAGAACTGGTCGGACGCTTTGTCCAGGAGCGCACGGCCCTGCTCGGCCTCGATCACCCCAGCGTGGTCGCCGTCCACGACCTCGTCGTCGACGGCAATGACCTCGCCCTGGTGATGGACCTCGTCCGGGGCACCGATCTGCGCACCCGTCTCGACCGGGAACGCAGACTCGCCCCCGAAGCCGCCGTCGCGATCATCGCGGACGTCGCAGACGGGCTCGCGGCGGCCCATGCCGCCCATGTCGTCCACCGGGACGTCAAACCTGAGAACATCCTGCTCAACATGGAAGGGGCACTCGGCCCCGGCGGCGCCCACCCCGCGCTCCTCACCGACTTCGGCGTCGCCAAGCTGATCGACACCCCGGGCCGCACCAAGTCGACCCGCATCATCGGCACCCCGGACTACCTCGCCCCCGAGATAGTCGAGGGACTCCCACCGCGGGCCGCGGTCGACATCTACGCCCTCGCCACCGTCCTGTACGAACTGCTCGCGGGCTTCACCCCCTTCGGCGGCGGCCACCCGGGGGCGGTGCTGCGCCGCCATGTCACCGAGACGGTCGTGCCGCTGCCCGGCATCCCGGACGAGTTGTGGCAACTGATCGTCCAGTGCCTGGCCAAGGCACCCGCCTCCAGGCTGCGCGCGTCCGAGCTGGGCACCCTGCTGCGCGATCTGCTCCCGCTCCTCGCCGGCCTGCCGCCGCTCGACGTCGACGAACCGGACTCCGAACAGCCCTTGGACTCCTACGAGGAGCCAGTGCCCGAGGCCCCTGGCGAGGTCCGCCGACGCGGCGCCGTACCGCTGGTCCCCGGTGCCGCACCCGCCGACTCCAACCGGGACACCCACACCTCGATGCGCGTCCCCGCCCCCGACGAGCTCGCGGGCGGAGCACACGGCACCGCTCGTGCGCCGCGCAGCCCGGGTCAGCCCCGCCCCGGCTCGGCCCGCAACAAGCCGGGCAAGGCGGGCGTCCGTTCCAGCGCGGTCCGTAAGAGGCGGATCACCCTCGGTGTGGCCTCGCTCGCGGTCATCACCGCGGTGAGCATCGGCGGCTGGTTGGCGACCGCCGACGGCGAGCCCGCATCGCCCCCGAAGGACTCCAAGTCCTCCACCGCAGAGCCCTAG
- a CDS encoding serine/threonine-protein kinase encodes MRPVGSKYLLEQPLGRGATGTVWRARQRETAGAEAAVPGQPGETVAIKVLKEELANDPDVVMRFLRERSVLLRLTHPNIVRTRDLVVEGDLLALVMDLIDGPDLHRHLRDNGPFTPVAAALLTAQVADALAASHADGVVHRDLKPANVLLKTDADGQMHPMLTDFGIARLADSPGLTRAHEFVGTPAYVAPESAEGRPQTSAVDIYGAGILMYELVTGRPPFAGGSALEVLHRHLSEEPRRPTTVPEPLWTVMERCLRKEPDERPSAVNLARALRTVAAGVGVHSTGAQVDAALGVAALLAPDPSPTRVPETPGAADPTQVLPSGSPSGPRAGYDPNAATSVMQQTGSPAGAADPTSVLPRGGAPDPTSVMPPVPPRPEGTPGAQDPHPWQSQLQAARDRNDQTQVQYLDPSQDPLRRRPQRQPQQPPQQPPQQPHQQYAPPQPQPQPRQQPRPQRQQPRPQPPQRQQYAPQPYAPQPAQPQPQQPQPPAPRPPRQRSANPMRIPGLGCLKGCLFSVFMLVVVCWMIWELTPVQGWIAEGKSFWTAIGDGITSVKDWVNELGASDPAANEPSTSDPGSGQ; translated from the coding sequence GTGCGGCCTGTAGGCAGCAAGTACCTCCTGGAGCAGCCACTCGGCCGCGGAGCCACCGGCACCGTTTGGCGTGCCCGGCAGCGCGAGACCGCGGGCGCCGAAGCGGCGGTGCCGGGCCAGCCCGGCGAGACGGTCGCGATCAAGGTCCTCAAGGAGGAGCTGGCGAACGACCCGGACGTCGTGATGCGCTTCCTGCGCGAGCGCTCCGTCCTGCTCCGGCTGACGCACCCCAACATCGTGCGCACCCGCGACCTGGTCGTCGAGGGTGACCTCCTCGCCCTCGTCATGGACCTCATCGACGGCCCGGACCTGCACCGCCACCTCCGGGACAACGGCCCCTTCACCCCGGTCGCGGCCGCCCTGCTGACCGCACAGGTCGCCGACGCCCTCGCGGCCAGTCACGCCGACGGAGTCGTCCACCGCGACCTCAAGCCGGCGAACGTCCTGCTCAAGACGGACGCAGACGGTCAGATGCACCCGATGCTCACCGACTTCGGCATCGCCCGCCTCGCCGACTCCCCGGGCCTGACCCGGGCCCATGAGTTCGTGGGCACCCCGGCGTACGTCGCGCCCGAGTCGGCCGAAGGCCGTCCCCAGACCTCAGCCGTCGACATCTACGGCGCCGGCATCCTGATGTACGAGCTGGTCACCGGACGGCCGCCGTTCGCCGGTGGCAGTGCGCTCGAAGTGCTCCACCGACACCTCAGCGAGGAGCCGCGCCGTCCCACCACCGTGCCGGAGCCGCTGTGGACGGTGATGGAGCGGTGTCTGCGCAAGGAGCCCGACGAGCGCCCCAGCGCGGTCAACCTGGCCCGTGCGCTGCGCACCGTGGCCGCAGGTGTCGGGGTCCACTCCACCGGCGCCCAGGTCGACGCCGCCCTCGGGGTCGCCGCCCTGCTGGCTCCCGATCCCTCACCCACCCGGGTTCCCGAGACACCGGGCGCAGCCGACCCGACGCAGGTACTGCCCAGCGGTAGCCCGAGCGGCCCCCGGGCGGGCTACGACCCGAACGCCGCTACGAGCGTCATGCAGCAGACCGGCTCCCCTGCGGGCGCCGCCGACCCCACGAGCGTGCTCCCGCGCGGTGGCGCGCCCGATCCGACCTCGGTGATGCCGCCGGTGCCCCCGCGTCCCGAAGGCACCCCGGGCGCTCAGGACCCGCACCCCTGGCAGTCGCAGCTCCAAGCCGCCCGCGATCGCAATGACCAGACGCAGGTCCAGTACCTGGACCCGAGTCAGGACCCGCTGCGCCGCCGCCCCCAGCGTCAGCCGCAGCAGCCGCCCCAGCAACCGCCACAGCAGCCCCACCAGCAGTACGCGCCGCCGCAGCCCCAGCCCCAGCCGCGTCAGCAGCCGCGCCCTCAGCGCCAGCAGCCGCGTCCCCAGCCCCCTCAGCGCCAGCAGTACGCGCCCCAGCCCTACGCACCTCAGCCAGCGCAGCCACAACCCCAGCAGCCCCAGCCGCCCGCTCCGCGCCCGCCCCGGCAGCGCAGCGCCAACCCCATGCGGATCCCCGGGCTCGGCTGCCTCAAGGGGTGTCTGTTCTCGGTGTTCATGCTGGTCGTCGTCTGCTGGATGATCTGGGAGCTCACTCCGGTTCAAGGCTGGATCGCGGAGGGCAAGAGCTTCTGGACCGCGATCGGTGACGGCATCACCAGTGTGAAGGACTGGGTGAACGAACTCGGCGCGTCCGACCCGGCTGCGAACGAGCCGAGCACCTCCGACCCGGGCAGCGGCCAGTAG
- a CDS encoding FtsK/SpoIIIE domain-containing protein, with translation MQIRLTVLAPRGGQSATVAGAVAGQAGPARARACDVLVTAPAGTALAAVASGLATAAAGSDISGAAVVLYAGQERLDAQRRILGEPPLVDGAVLSLQFPGEAEPPGTDASAQLHVVAGPDAGGVHLLHGGQISVGRSADADVPLDDPDVSRLHCSVTVAEDGRVTVADLGSTNGTTLDGRPVGSRPTRLSTGALLRLGESALRLAPGTPAPALPTDPDGEGHLRVPDPGCAHLTDDDPSRAEHPEATEGGGQHGEPGPAGAFAPPGRVPAQFTPEQPATAGSPPPHLLDLEPSDHPEGPRGPGHHEVRGGRKRGIGAWARRLTGGKEGTEGAATADAPPPWPPAGSVPAARSERPGPAAAERWPDPAAVLLTALGPGPRLWERGPGHPESLVLRLGTDDRDGLPSVPVTVGLREAGSLGLAGPRTRLAGLARWALAQLTAAHCPAELEIVLISADRSRSLEERRAEWAWLGWLPHLRPARGQDCRLLLAYDREQAAARTAELTRRLDDGPWGPGWPSADPQAVAEAAAHHVGGHTVVIVDGDPGSAALREATARLASVGRATGIHLIVLAETPAASPNSPIAATYETACAASLAFRECGAVAMLSGDVATALRLLRTAGGLPAGQGTLATVDAVSAAWAERFARALAPLRTEGPAGADPGTGRAAAALPRSARLLDELGLARATPASLMARWASAADVPPQNGRSATDQPANRWSDGTAVLGAGPRGPLAVDLVKDGPHLLIEGPPGSGRTELLRSIAASLAASARPDRLGLLLVDGAGGERGDGLGVCTELPHACEHLIANDPVRMRAFAQALGAELKRRAEILGSTNFADERSSGRTAGQRPSGTQGQFAPSYPPAAAPGTSARGDLESPPSGTLRLRPGGRTPTAPTAERPLPKLVVLVDDYDALVAPALGSTGRPAAGSVVRALEAVARDGERLGVHLVATSARPEYTADTELARGTRLRAVLDAPPAAPGPQEPTPGRGRLRHRDGRETPFHSGRVTGRIPRTATLRPTVVPLEWERMGDPPTRRPVRELGNGPTDLALLASALERAASLVDARALPPLTPVHP, from the coding sequence ATGCAGATCCGGCTGACCGTTCTCGCGCCACGCGGCGGGCAGTCCGCGACGGTGGCAGGAGCCGTCGCAGGACAGGCCGGACCGGCCCGTGCCCGCGCTTGCGACGTGCTCGTCACCGCACCCGCCGGGACGGCCCTCGCCGCCGTGGCGTCCGGTCTGGCGACCGCCGCCGCAGGCTCCGACATATCCGGTGCCGCCGTCGTGCTGTACGCCGGACAGGAACGGCTCGACGCGCAGCGCCGCATCCTCGGCGAACCACCACTGGTGGACGGCGCCGTGCTGTCCCTCCAGTTCCCGGGTGAGGCAGAGCCCCCCGGAACGGACGCATCCGCGCAACTCCACGTCGTCGCCGGTCCGGATGCCGGCGGGGTCCACCTCCTGCACGGCGGACAGATCAGCGTGGGGCGCTCCGCCGACGCCGACGTACCGCTGGACGACCCCGACGTCTCCCGGCTGCACTGCTCGGTGACGGTCGCGGAAGACGGCCGGGTCACCGTCGCCGACCTCGGCTCGACCAACGGCACCACCCTGGACGGCAGACCGGTCGGCTCCCGCCCCACCCGGCTCAGCACGGGCGCCCTGCTGCGGCTCGGCGAGTCCGCCCTGCGGCTGGCGCCGGGCACCCCGGCGCCCGCACTGCCGACCGACCCGGACGGCGAGGGACACCTGCGGGTCCCCGACCCCGGTTGCGCACACCTCACCGACGACGACCCGAGCCGGGCCGAGCACCCGGAGGCGACGGAAGGCGGCGGGCAGCACGGCGAGCCAGGACCGGCCGGAGCGTTCGCGCCCCCAGGGCGAGTGCCAGCGCAGTTCACACCCGAGCAACCCGCGACAGCCGGCTCGCCCCCTCCCCACCTCCTGGACCTCGAACCGTCCGACCACCCCGAAGGACCGCGCGGACCCGGCCACCACGAGGTGCGCGGCGGGCGCAAACGCGGGATAGGGGCGTGGGCGCGGCGACTGACGGGTGGCAAGGAGGGTACGGAGGGCGCCGCAACTGCCGACGCTCCCCCACCGTGGCCGCCAGCGGGATCCGTGCCCGCCGCCCGGTCGGAGCGGCCGGGCCCGGCCGCGGCCGAGCGCTGGCCCGATCCCGCTGCCGTCCTGCTCACCGCACTCGGACCCGGCCCCCGGCTCTGGGAGCGCGGCCCGGGACACCCCGAGTCCCTGGTTCTGCGACTCGGGACCGACGACCGCGACGGACTGCCCTCCGTACCCGTCACCGTGGGACTCAGGGAGGCCGGCTCTCTGGGGCTCGCCGGGCCGCGCACGCGGCTGGCGGGGCTCGCCCGCTGGGCCCTGGCGCAGCTCACCGCCGCCCACTGCCCCGCCGAGCTGGAGATCGTGCTGATCAGCGCGGATCGCTCGCGCAGCCTGGAGGAACGCCGCGCGGAGTGGGCCTGGCTGGGCTGGTTGCCACATCTGCGCCCGGCCCGCGGCCAGGACTGCCGGCTCCTGCTGGCCTACGACCGCGAGCAGGCCGCCGCGCGTACGGCCGAGTTGACGCGCCGGCTCGACGACGGCCCGTGGGGACCAGGTTGGCCCAGTGCCGACCCCCAGGCTGTGGCGGAGGCCGCCGCGCACCACGTCGGCGGGCACACCGTCGTCATCGTCGACGGGGACCCGGGTTCCGCCGCACTGCGGGAGGCGACGGCGCGGCTCGCAAGCGTCGGCAGGGCCACCGGAATCCATCTGATCGTGCTGGCGGAGACCCCGGCCGCATCGCCGAACTCACCGATCGCGGCGACCTACGAGACGGCGTGCGCGGCCTCGCTCGCCTTCCGTGAGTGCGGAGCGGTCGCCATGCTCAGCGGAGATGTGGCGACGGCACTGCGACTGTTGCGGACGGCCGGTGGGCTACCGGCGGGCCAGGGCACGCTGGCCACGGTGGACGCCGTGTCGGCGGCCTGGGCGGAGCGCTTCGCCCGGGCGCTGGCGCCGCTGCGCACCGAAGGGCCCGCGGGAGCAGACCCGGGCACCGGACGAGCGGCTGCCGCCCTGCCCCGCTCGGCCCGCCTGCTGGACGAGTTGGGGCTCGCCCGTGCCACGCCCGCCTCGCTGATGGCACGTTGGGCATCGGCCGCCGACGTACCCCCGCAGAACGGCAGGTCCGCGACCGATCAACCGGCAAACAGGTGGTCGGACGGGACCGCGGTACTGGGTGCGGGTCCTCGGGGGCCACTCGCCGTGGACCTCGTCAAGGACGGTCCCCATCTGCTGATCGAGGGGCCTCCGGGGAGCGGGCGTACGGAACTGCTGCGGTCCATCGCCGCGTCCCTCGCCGCCAGCGCCCGCCCCGACCGCCTCGGTCTGCTGCTCGTGGACGGCGCGGGCGGTGAGCGCGGCGACGGCCTCGGCGTCTGTACCGAACTGCCGCACGCCTGTGAGCACCTGATCGCCAACGATCCGGTGCGGATGCGCGCCTTCGCCCAGGCGCTCGGCGCGGAGCTGAAGCGGCGGGCGGAGATCCTCGGGTCCACAAACTTCGCCGATGAACGGTCGAGCGGGCGTACGGCTGGCCAGCGCCCGTCGGGCACCCAGGGGCAGTTTGCCCCCTCCTATCCGCCCGCGGCTGCCCCCGGAACCTCCGCCCGTGGAGACCTCGAATCCCCTCCGAGCGGCACCCTGCGGCTGCGCCCCGGTGGTCGGACCCCGACCGCTCCCACCGCCGAACGACCGCTGCCCAAACTGGTGGTGCTGGTCGACGACTACGACGCGCTGGTGGCCCCCGCGCTGGGCAGTACCGGGCGCCCGGCGGCCGGTTCGGTGGTGCGGGCGCTGGAGGCCGTGGCCCGTGACGGCGAGCGGCTCGGCGTCCATCTGGTCGCCACCTCGGCCCGTCCCGAGTACACCGCCGACACCGAGTTGGCCCGCGGGACGCGGCTGCGGGCCGTCCTGGATGCGCCGCCGGCCGCACCGGGCCCCCAGGAGCCCACCCCGGGGCGGGGTCGCCTGAGACACCGCGACGGGCGGGAGACACCGTTCCACAGCGGCCGGGTCACCGGGCGCATCCCTCGTACGGCCACCTTGCGCCCCACTGTCGTCCCCCTGGAGTGGGAGCGGATGGGAGACCCGCCGACCCGCCGTCCCGTACGCGAGTTGGGCAACGGGCCAACCGATCTCGCCCTGCTGGCGAGTGCGTTGGAGCGGGCCGCCAGCCTGGTGGACGCACGAGCCCTGCCGCCGCTGACTCCTGTTCATCCTTGA